The genomic DNA CGGAAGGCCGGGCACGGGCGGCATGTAATTCGACTCCGGCCCGGGGATGTCGCCCACCGGGCGGTTCTCAGGAACGGGCGGCTGCATGCCTCACCTCTCCTCGAACGACGGGAGCCCGCCTCGCGCGGGCCCGAACAGTTCCACGACCAGATCGACCCTGCCCGGAGTGTCCCCCGACCACAGGCGTTGCAGCAGAGTGTCGCATGCGGACCGATCCCCCTCGACGACGACGCGCACACGGCCGTCCGGCTGGTTCGCAGCGTAGCCGAGCAGGCCCAGTTCCAATGCCTGGGTCTTCGTCCAGTACCGGAACCCGACGCCCTGCACGTGGCCGTGCACCCACGCCGTCATCCGGGCCTGATCGTCGGGCACGCGCTACTCCGAGGTGATGTCGAGATTGACCGTCGTGCCCGCCTTGAGCGTGCGGCCCACGGTGCACACCTGGTCGACGGCGCGGCGCGCCACGGTGATGAGTCGCTCCTGCGCCGCCTCGTCCAGCTCGGACAGGTCCAGCTCGAGGATCTCGTTGAGCTCCGGGTAGACCTCGTTCTGCCGGTCGGCGTCGCCGGACACGCGGACGGTGGCGTCGTAGTCCTCGCCGAGCCGGCGGGCGAGCACGTGGTCGGTGGACATGCCGCTGCACGCGGCGAGGGCGATCTTGAGCAGCTCGCCGGGGGTGAACACACCCTCCACGTCCGCCGATCCGACCAGCACCTCGGCGCCGCGCGAGCTGCGGCCGGTGTAGCGGCGCACGCCGGTGCGCTCGACCCAGAGTTCGGTGGACGGTGCCTGCGCGTTCGTGTCGTCGGCCATGCGTCCAATCTACGGCAGCACCGTCCGCGACCACTGCCGGGCGGCCCGGTGCGGGCGGCGGGTGAGCGGTAGCGTTGGGCCCATGCGCGCGCGGTGGTGGTCCTTCCTCGGAACCGTCGTCGCGTACGCCGCGGCAGCGG from Tsukamurella paurometabola includes the following:
- a CDS encoding acylphosphatase — encoded protein: MTAWVHGHVQGVGFRYWTKTQALELGLLGYAANQPDGRVRVVVEGDRSACDTLLQRLWSGDTPGRVDLVVELFGPARGGLPSFEER
- a CDS encoding OsmC family protein, producing the protein MADDTNAQAPSTELWVERTGVRRYTGRSSRGAEVLVGSADVEGVFTPGELLKIALAACSGMSTDHVLARRLGEDYDATVRVSGDADRQNEVYPELNEILELDLSELDEAAQERLITVARRAVDQVCTVGRTLKAGTTVNLDITSE